One window of Oscillibacter hominis genomic DNA carries:
- the ilvN gene encoding acetolactate synthase small subunit yields MTQEKVALALLVENNTGVLARVAMMFGRRGYNIDSLTVSETNDPGISRITIATHGEEKVIDQIVLQTKKLIEVRSIRVEDTSAAIQRELLLVKLRTTENQRSRIKEICEIYEAKIVDLTRDSLIVELTGKPGKIDAFLEVLSPYDIIEQCRTGMTTIGRGSAVMPYDHTENHRA; encoded by the coding sequence ATGACACAGGAAAAAGTGGCCCTGGCGCTGTTGGTGGAGAACAACACCGGCGTGCTGGCCCGGGTGGCCATGATGTTCGGCCGCCGCGGCTACAACATTGACTCTCTCACCGTTTCGGAGACCAACGACCCGGGCATCTCCCGCATCACCATCGCCACCCACGGCGAGGAGAAGGTCATCGACCAGATCGTGCTCCAGACCAAAAAGCTCATTGAGGTCCGCTCCATCCGGGTGGAGGACACCTCAGCCGCCATTCAGCGGGAGCTGCTGCTGGTGAAGCTGCGCACCACGGAGAACCAGCGCAGCCGCATCAAGGAGATCTGCGAGATTTACGAGGCGAAGATTGTGGATTTGACCCGGGACAGCCTGATCGTGGAGCTGACGGGCAAGCCAGGCAAGATCGACGCGTTTTTGGAGGTGCTGTCGCCCTATGACATCATCGAGCAGTGCCGCACCGGCATGACCACCATTGGCCGCGGCTCTGCGGTGATGCCCTACGACCACACGGAGAACCACCGGGCGTAA
- the ilvD gene encoding dihydroxy-acid dehydratase: MRSDNVTRGVERSPNRSLFYALGYTKEELERPLVGVVSSYNEIVPGHMHLDKITEAVKAGVRMAGGTPVVFPAIAVCDGIAMGHVGMKYSLVTRDLIADSTEAMALAHQFDALVMVPNCDKNVPGLLMAAARLNVPTIFCSGGPMLSGRLQDGRRTCLSHMFEAVGAYKAGKIDESGVEDYELNACPSCGSCSGMYTANSMNCLTEGLGLALRGNGTIPAPYSARLRLAKHAGMQVMELLRQNLRPRDIMTEAAFHNAETLDMALGCSTNSMLHLPAIAHECGIELDLEYANDISRRTPNLCHLAPAGDTFMEDLDRAGGVWAVMAELNKKGLLDTSVMTVTGKTLAENLEGVENLDPELIRPIDNPYSSYGGIAVLKGSLAPEGCVVKQSAVAEEMMAHQGPARVFDSEEEAIEAIYQGRIVSGDVVVIRYEGPKGGPGMREMLNPTSAIAGMGLDKEVALITDGRFSGATRGASIGHVCPEAAQGGPIALVEEGDLIRIDIPNCRIELLVDEETLARRRAAWVCPEPKIKTGYLARYAKLVSSAARGAVLE; encoded by the coding sequence ATGAGAAGCGATAATGTGACAAGAGGCGTGGAGCGGTCCCCCAACCGGTCCCTCTTCTACGCCTTGGGCTATACGAAAGAGGAGCTGGAGCGCCCCCTGGTGGGCGTGGTCAGTTCCTACAATGAGATCGTCCCCGGCCATATGCACCTTGATAAGATCACCGAGGCGGTGAAGGCCGGCGTGCGCATGGCCGGCGGCACCCCGGTGGTGTTCCCCGCCATCGCCGTGTGCGACGGCATCGCCATGGGCCACGTGGGCATGAAATACTCCTTGGTGACCCGGGATTTGATCGCCGACTCCACCGAGGCCATGGCCCTGGCCCACCAGTTCGATGCGCTGGTGATGGTGCCCAACTGCGATAAGAACGTGCCCGGCCTCCTCATGGCCGCGGCCCGGCTGAACGTGCCCACCATCTTCTGCTCCGGCGGGCCCATGCTCTCCGGCCGCTTGCAGGATGGGCGGCGCACCTGCCTGAGCCATATGTTTGAGGCGGTGGGCGCCTATAAGGCCGGAAAGATCGACGAGTCCGGCGTGGAGGATTACGAGCTCAACGCCTGCCCCTCCTGCGGCTCCTGCTCCGGCATGTATACCGCCAACTCCATGAACTGCCTGACGGAGGGCCTGGGCCTTGCCCTGCGGGGCAACGGCACGATTCCGGCCCCCTACTCCGCGCGGCTGCGGCTGGCAAAGCACGCGGGCATGCAGGTGATGGAGCTGCTGCGCCAGAACCTCCGTCCCCGGGACATCATGACCGAGGCGGCCTTCCACAACGCGGAGACGCTGGATATGGCCCTGGGCTGCTCCACCAACTCCATGCTGCACCTGCCGGCCATTGCCCACGAGTGCGGCATCGAGCTGGACCTGGAGTACGCCAACGACATCTCCCGCCGCACCCCCAACCTCTGCCACCTCGCCCCTGCCGGCGACACCTTCATGGAGGATTTGGACCGTGCCGGCGGCGTGTGGGCCGTCATGGCAGAGCTCAACAAGAAGGGCCTTTTGGACACCTCCGTGATGACCGTCACCGGAAAGACCCTGGCGGAGAACCTGGAGGGCGTGGAAAACTTAGACCCAGAGCTGATCCGGCCCATCGACAACCCCTACTCCTCCTACGGCGGCATCGCCGTGCTCAAGGGCTCCCTGGCCCCGGAGGGCTGTGTGGTCAAGCAGTCCGCCGTGGCGGAGGAGATGATGGCCCACCAGGGCCCCGCCCGGGTGTTTGATTCGGAGGAAGAGGCCATTGAGGCCATCTACCAGGGCAGGATCGTTTCCGGCGACGTGGTGGTCATCCGCTACGAGGGCCCCAAGGGCGGCCCCGGCATGCGGGAGATGCTCAACCCCACCTCCGCCATCGCGGGCATGGGCCTGGACAAGGAAGTGGCCCTCATCACCGACGGCCGGTTCTCCGGCGCCACCCGTGGCGCCTCCATCGGCCACGTGTGCCCCGAGGCGGCCCAGGGCGGTCCCATCGCCCTTGTGGAAGAGGGGGACCTGATCCGCATCGATATCCCCAACTGCAGGATTGAGCTGCTGGTGGATGAGGAGACCCTGGCCCGCAGAAGGGCTGCCTGGGTCTGCCCGGAGCCCAAGATCAAGACCGGGTATCTCGCCCGCTATGCCAAGCTTGTGTCCTCCGCGGCCCGTGGCGCGGTGCTGGAATAA
- the ilvC gene encoding ketol-acid reductoisomerase — MINKYYDKDCNLGVLDGKTVAVIGFGSQGHAHSENLAESGVNVVVGLRKGSSHWEKAAAFAAKCPNFKVMEVEEAAKAGDVVMMLVPDELCADIYNKQVAPYITEGKTLAFAHGFNIHFKTIVPPANVDVIMVAPKGPGHTVRSQYVEGKGVPSLICVEQDYTGKAKDTALAYASGIGAGRAGILETTFKEETETDLFGEQAVLCGGVCELIHAAFDTLVEAGYEPEMAYFETCHEMKLIIDLINEGGFSKMRYSISNTAEYGDYRTGKRLITEETRKEMKNVLREIQDGTFASEFLTEMSPNGGRRTRFLAQRRMAAAHPIEKVGAELRKMMSWLKK, encoded by the coding sequence ATGATCAACAAGTACTATGACAAGGACTGCAACTTAGGCGTGCTGGACGGGAAGACCGTGGCCGTCATCGGCTTCGGCTCCCAGGGCCATGCCCATTCGGAGAACCTGGCTGAGAGCGGCGTGAACGTGGTGGTGGGATTGCGCAAGGGCTCCTCCCACTGGGAAAAGGCCGCCGCCTTCGCCGCCAAGTGCCCCAATTTCAAGGTGATGGAAGTGGAAGAGGCGGCCAAGGCCGGCGATGTGGTGATGATGCTGGTGCCCGATGAGCTGTGCGCCGACATCTACAACAAGCAGGTGGCCCCCTACATCACCGAGGGCAAGACCCTGGCCTTTGCCCATGGCTTCAACATCCACTTCAAGACCATCGTGCCCCCCGCCAATGTGGACGTCATCATGGTCGCCCCCAAGGGCCCGGGCCACACCGTCCGCAGCCAGTATGTGGAGGGCAAGGGCGTGCCCAGCCTGATCTGCGTGGAGCAGGACTATACCGGCAAGGCAAAGGACACGGCCCTGGCCTACGCCTCCGGCATCGGCGCCGGCCGCGCCGGCATTCTGGAGACCACCTTCAAGGAGGAGACCGAGACCGACCTCTTCGGCGAGCAGGCCGTGCTCTGCGGCGGCGTCTGCGAACTGATCCACGCGGCCTTCGACACGCTGGTGGAAGCCGGCTACGAGCCCGAGATGGCTTACTTTGAGACCTGCCACGAGATGAAGCTGATCATCGACCTCATCAACGAGGGCGGCTTCTCTAAGATGCGCTACTCCATCTCCAACACCGCTGAATACGGCGACTACCGCACCGGCAAGCGGCTGATCACCGAAGAGACCCGCAAGGAGATGAAGAATGTCCTGCGGGAGATCCAGGACGGCACCTTTGCCTCTGAGTTCCTCACCGAGATGAGCCCCAACGGCGGCCGCAGAACCCGCTTCCTGGCCCAGCGTCGCATGGCCGCCGCCCATCCCATTGAGAAGGTGGGCGCCGAGCTGCGCAAGATGATGAGCTGGCTGAAGAAGTAA
- a CDS encoding TRM11 family methyltransferase produces MDRISFLVNSLRRESSPHWAPIRRAVGVFCRHLDQPGPERPLTALWEQELSALYGDLGPVLCRNNRVDPDALGRPYGVSCGGGLTHLLQGILTAYGVIVRLLALDFLAPGARYPWRQLLDGSCFRRLGRGCCDEEDWCCWLLARWDAELSDACTGLRGLLEGLPGSKAPERPEAIQALYQQLLPQPIRHALGEFYTPPWMAELMVEEALRRWPSPRRVLDPTCGGGVFLLAALRAAPGCDLTGLDINAFAVLGARTALLFAGGNPRSVLHCDLLALPQWEGNVLVVEDGAGGRLQLSREAVDEVSRRGLDAPLEDVCRLCGLPPPEDTADRVRARMLLNRVLSAALAPANLLIGNFPWVSWEYLSPAERQRALPLWRRYGLFPHRKIEKSFANEDISALMLCLCLDRLVIPGGAAAVVLRQALFKSQRNGASFRRFQAGDTPFCVVRLDDFSALQPFRDVAVAAAAAYLETGRPQRYDVPCFLWGGQVNRLMHRPGATAAEVSAAAERTQALARPSEAADPCSGWIIVRAEEADSLRGLLGSNPYRARSGVFTGGANGVYCLRILGRSPGGVLVRNLSGQGKRQAAEVTAEIEPDHLYPLVRGSDLHQWSVRPSSYLLCPHTAQTRQMPVDGETLRARSPLTWAYLCRFREVLDQRRGFAGWEKFIQQRQFHAILRVGAYTFSPYKVAWRYISKRFFCAVLSPWDDPYLGHTIPLPNEKLMYLPVECEEEAYYLCGVLSFTAVRRCVEGYMNPTSISAHVVEKLAIPPFDPASPLHVEIARQCRLGHLASTEKERLLVQQCLDQLAQALYP; encoded by the coding sequence ATGGACCGGATCAGCTTTCTTGTGAACTCCCTTCGGCGGGAGAGCAGTCCACACTGGGCGCCCATCCGCCGCGCGGTGGGCGTGTTCTGCCGCCATCTGGACCAGCCCGGACCGGAGCGGCCCCTGACGGCACTGTGGGAGCAGGAACTTTCCGCCCTCTACGGCGATCTCGGGCCGGTGCTGTGCCGGAACAACCGGGTGGACCCGGATGCCCTGGGCCGTCCCTACGGCGTCTCCTGCGGCGGCGGACTGACCCATCTGCTCCAGGGCATTCTGACCGCTTACGGTGTGATTGTCCGGCTGTTGGCCCTGGACTTCCTTGCCCCGGGCGCCCGGTATCCCTGGCGGCAATTGTTGGACGGCTCCTGCTTCCGGCGGCTGGGCCGGGGCTGCTGCGACGAGGAGGACTGGTGCTGCTGGCTCCTTGCCCGCTGGGACGCGGAGCTCTCGGACGCCTGCACCGGTCTGAGGGGCCTTTTGGAGGGGCTGCCCGGCTCCAAAGCCCCGGAGCGGCCGGAGGCCATCCAGGCGCTTTATCAGCAGCTGCTGCCCCAGCCCATCCGCCACGCCCTGGGGGAGTTCTACACACCGCCCTGGATGGCGGAGCTGATGGTGGAGGAAGCCCTCCGCCGCTGGCCCAGCCCCCGCCGCGTCCTGGACCCCACCTGCGGGGGCGGCGTTTTTCTCCTTGCCGCCCTCAGGGCCGCGCCAGGCTGCGATTTAACAGGCCTCGACATCAACGCCTTCGCGGTGTTGGGCGCCAGAACCGCCCTGCTCTTTGCCGGTGGCAACCCCCGCTCCGTGCTCCACTGCGACCTGCTGGCGCTGCCCCAATGGGAAGGCAATGTGCTTGTGGTGGAGGACGGTGCCGGCGGACGGCTCCAGCTGAGCCGCGAGGCCGTCGATGAGGTTTCGCGGCGTGGGCTGGACGCCCCTTTGGAGGACGTCTGCCGCCTGTGCGGCCTCCCCCCGCCGGAGGATACGGCGGACCGGGTACGGGCGCGGATGCTTCTAAATAGGGTGCTCTCCGCCGCCCTGGCTCCCGCGAACCTGCTGATCGGGAACTTCCCCTGGGTCAGCTGGGAGTACCTCTCTCCGGCGGAGCGGCAGCGGGCGCTGCCCCTGTGGCGGCGCTACGGCCTTTTTCCCCACCGGAAGATCGAGAAAAGCTTTGCCAACGAGGACATCTCCGCGCTGATGCTCTGCCTCTGTCTCGACCGCCTGGTGATCCCAGGCGGCGCGGCGGCTGTGGTGCTGCGCCAGGCCCTGTTCAAGTCCCAGCGAAACGGCGCCTCCTTCCGCCGCTTTCAGGCGGGAGACACGCCTTTTTGCGTGGTGCGCTTAGACGACTTTTCCGCCCTTCAGCCCTTCCGGGACGTGGCGGTGGCGGCGGCAGCCGCCTACCTTGAGACCGGGCGGCCCCAGCGCTACGACGTGCCCTGTTTTCTCTGGGGCGGGCAGGTGAACCGGCTGATGCACCGCCCTGGTGCCACCGCGGCGGAGGTGTCCGCCGCCGCTGAACGCACGCAGGCCCTGGCCCGGCCCAGTGAGGCCGCCGACCCCTGCTCCGGCTGGATCATTGTCCGGGCAGAGGAGGCGGACTCGCTCAGGGGCCTCCTGGGCTCCAACCCCTACCGGGCCCGCTCCGGCGTATTCACTGGCGGGGCCAACGGCGTCTACTGCCTGCGCATCCTGGGCCGCTCCCCGGGCGGAGTGCTGGTCCGCAATCTGAGCGGCCAAGGCAAGCGGCAGGCGGCGGAGGTGACCGCGGAGATAGAGCCGGACCATCTCTACCCCCTGGTGCGGGGCAGCGACCTTCACCAGTGGAGCGTCCGCCCCTCCTCCTATCTCCTGTGCCCCCACACGGCCCAGACCCGCCAGATGCCGGTGGATGGAGAGACGCTCCGGGCCCGCTCCCCGCTGACCTGGGCGTATCTGTGCCGCTTTCGGGAGGTGCTGGATCAGCGCAGGGGCTTTGCCGGGTGGGAAAAATTCATTCAGCAGCGCCAGTTTCATGCCATTTTGCGGGTGGGTGCCTACACGTTTTCCCCCTACAAGGTGGCCTGGCGGTACATCTCCAAGCGCTTTTTCTGCGCGGTGCTCTCCCCCTGGGACGACCCCTACCTGGGGCACACCATCCCCCTGCCCAACGAAAAGCTGATGTATCTCCCGGTGGAATGTGAGGAAGAGGCCTACTACCTCTGCGGCGTGCTCAGCTTTACGGCGGTGCGCCGGTGCGTGGAGGGTTACATGAACCCCACCAGCATCTCCGCCCACGTGGTGGAAAAGCTGGCCATACCGCCCTTTGACCCCGCCTCCCCCCTGCATGTGGAGATCGCCCGCCAGTGCCGCCTGGGCCACCTGGCCTCCACGGAGAAAGAGCGCCTCCTGGTCCAGCAGTGCCTGGACCAGCTGGCCCAGGCACTCTACCCTTAA
- a CDS encoding RNA polymerase sigma factor, giving the protein MEDYISDALKGDHRAFSYLYDQFAPAALRLSAAITRRQDLAEDAVQEAFLRAYRKGHQCTDPDRFRPWFFRIVINESRRILRKNLGVTALDADFPTPSFAEGSDRSLAIAEALDRLSPEHRSVLVLRFLLDLSEREISEILKKPVGTVKSRIHYAKEALAQQLKEEERHDRS; this is encoded by the coding sequence GTGGAAGACTACATCTCCGATGCCCTGAAGGGGGACCACCGGGCCTTTTCTTATCTCTATGACCAGTTTGCCCCGGCGGCACTGCGGCTCAGCGCCGCCATCACCCGCAGACAGGACCTTGCGGAAGACGCTGTCCAGGAGGCTTTTCTCCGGGCCTACCGAAAAGGGCATCAATGCACGGACCCGGACCGGTTCCGGCCCTGGTTTTTCCGCATCGTCATCAATGAAAGCCGCCGCATCCTGCGGAAAAACTTAGGGGTGACGGCACTGGACGCCGATTTTCCAACCCCCTCGTTTGCCGAGGGCTCCGACCGGTCCCTGGCCATTGCCGAAGCGCTGGACCGTCTCTCCCCAGAGCACCGAAGCGTTTTGGTCCTGCGGTTTTTACTGGATCTGAGTGAACGGGAGATCAGCGAGATTCTGAAAAAGCCTGTGGGCACTGTAAAATCCCGCATCCACTATGCAAAAGAAGCACTGGCCCAACAGTTGAAAGAGGAGGAACGCCATGACCGATCTTGA
- the nrdD gene encoding anaerobic ribonucleoside-triphosphate reductase, producing the protein MKVLKRNGTEVAFDIDKIIAAITKANAVVEEEARMTPVQIQRIAESVALNCEKMNRSPSVEEIQDLVEHQIMAHGAFEVAKRYITYRYTRSLVRRSNTTDDKILSLIECCNEEAKQENSNKNPVVNSTQRDYMAGEVSRDISERILLPGDIVEAHREGIIHFHDTDYYAQHMHNCDLVNLEDMLQNGTVITGTMIERPHSFSTACNIATQIIAQVASNQYGGQSISLAHLAPFVQVSREKIRRIVEQEMEIIGAAPSEETLSKLVEVRLRDEVRRGVQTIQYQVLTLLTTNGQAPFVTVFMYLGEAKSEQEKKDLAMIIEETLEQRCQGVKNEEGVWVTPAFPKLIYVLEEDNIRDDSPYYYLTRLAAKCTAKRMVPDYISEKKMKEFKEGNCFPVMGCRSNLSPWKNERGEYQFYGRFNQGVVTLNLVDVALSSGGNQEKFWQIFDERLELCYRALMCRHNRLKGTLSDVAPILWQYGACARLKKGETIDKLLVGGYSTISLGYAGLYECVKYMTGKSPTDPTATPFALRVMEHMNEACARWKEETTIGFGIYGTPLESTTYKFAKCLQRRFGVIPGITDKGYITNSYHVHVSEEINAFDKLAFEAQFQHLSTGGAISYVEVPDMQQNLEAVLQVMKFIYEHIMYAELNTKSDYCQVCGWDGEIQIVEEDGKLLWKCPKCGNTDQTKMNVARRTCGYIGTQFWNQGRTQEIRDRVLHL; encoded by the coding sequence ATGAAAGTACTGAAGAGAAACGGCACAGAGGTCGCCTTTGACATTGACAAGATCATCGCCGCCATCACCAAGGCCAACGCCGTTGTGGAGGAAGAGGCCCGGATGACGCCGGTGCAGATTCAGCGCATCGCCGAGTCTGTGGCGCTCAACTGTGAGAAGATGAACCGCTCGCCCTCAGTGGAGGAGATCCAGGACCTGGTGGAGCATCAGATCATGGCCCACGGCGCCTTTGAGGTGGCCAAGCGCTACATCACCTACCGGTACACCCGCTCCCTGGTCCGCCGCAGCAACACCACCGACGACAAAATCCTCAGCCTCATCGAATGCTGCAACGAGGAGGCCAAGCAGGAGAACTCCAACAAGAACCCGGTGGTCAACTCCACCCAGCGGGACTATATGGCCGGCGAGGTCTCCCGGGACATCTCCGAGCGCATCCTGCTGCCCGGCGACATCGTGGAGGCCCACCGGGAGGGCATCATCCACTTTCACGACACGGACTACTATGCCCAGCACATGCATAACTGCGACCTGGTGAACCTGGAGGACATGCTGCAAAACGGCACCGTCATCACCGGCACCATGATTGAGCGGCCCCACAGCTTCTCCACCGCCTGCAACATCGCCACCCAGATCATTGCCCAGGTGGCCTCCAACCAGTACGGCGGGCAGTCCATCTCCCTGGCCCATCTGGCGCCCTTTGTCCAGGTCAGCCGTGAGAAAATCCGCAGGATCGTGGAGCAGGAGATGGAGATCATCGGCGCGGCCCCCTCGGAGGAGACCCTCTCCAAGCTGGTGGAGGTGCGGCTGCGGGATGAGGTGCGCCGGGGCGTGCAGACCATCCAGTACCAGGTGCTGACGCTGCTCACCACCAACGGCCAGGCGCCCTTTGTCACTGTGTTCATGTACCTGGGCGAGGCCAAAAGCGAACAGGAGAAAAAGGACCTGGCCATGATCATCGAGGAAACTCTGGAGCAGCGCTGCCAGGGCGTGAAAAATGAGGAGGGCGTCTGGGTCACGCCGGCCTTCCCCAAGCTGATCTACGTCCTGGAGGAGGACAACATCCGCGACGACTCCCCTTACTACTATCTGACCCGCCTGGCCGCCAAGTGCACCGCCAAGCGCATGGTGCCAGACTACATCTCCGAGAAGAAGATGAAGGAGTTCAAGGAGGGCAACTGCTTCCCGGTGATGGGCTGCCGGTCCAACCTGTCCCCCTGGAAAAACGAGAGGGGTGAGTATCAGTTCTATGGCCGCTTCAACCAGGGCGTGGTGACGCTGAACCTGGTGGATGTGGCCCTCTCCTCCGGCGGAAACCAGGAGAAGTTCTGGCAGATTTTTGACGAGCGGCTGGAACTCTGCTACCGGGCCCTGATGTGCCGCCACAACCGGCTCAAGGGCACCCTCTCCGATGTGGCGCCCATCCTGTGGCAGTATGGCGCCTGCGCCCGGCTGAAAAAGGGTGAGACCATCGACAAGCTCCTGGTGGGCGGCTACTCCACCATCTCCCTTGGGTATGCCGGGCTCTATGAGTGCGTGAAGTACATGACCGGCAAGAGCCCCACCGACCCCACTGCCACGCCCTTTGCCCTGCGGGTAATGGAGCATATGAACGAGGCCTGTGCCAGGTGGAAGGAGGAGACCACCATCGGCTTCGGCATCTACGGCACGCCCCTGGAATCCACCACCTACAAATTCGCCAAGTGCCTCCAGCGCCGCTTCGGCGTCATCCCCGGCATCACCGACAAGGGCTATATCACCAACAGCTACCACGTCCATGTCTCCGAGGAGATCAACGCCTTTGACAAGCTGGCCTTTGAGGCCCAGTTCCAGCACCTGTCTACCGGCGGGGCCATCAGCTATGTGGAGGTGCCGGACATGCAGCAGAACCTGGAGGCGGTGCTCCAGGTGATGAAGTTCATCTACGAGCACATCATGTACGCCGAACTGAACACCAAGAGCGACTACTGCCAGGTCTGCGGCTGGGACGGCGAAATCCAGATCGTGGAGGAGGACGGGAAGCTGCTGTGGAAATGCCCCAAGTGCGGCAACACGGACCAGACCAAGATGAATGTGGCCCGGCGCACCTGCGGCTACATCGGCACCCAGTTCTGGAACCAGGGCCGCACCCAGGAAATCCGCGACCGGGTGCTCCACCTGTAA
- a CDS encoding ZIP family metal transporter, with translation MLQKELYFAAIGTGFTCLATVLGAAMVFFFRKEMRPVTQKVFLGFAAGVMIAAAVWSLLIPAMEMAESAGQNVLLHVGGGFLLGGAFLMLLDMLLPHLHIGSDEAEGLPSRWRRTTMIVLAVTLHNIPEGMAVGLAFSVAAQDAGSLSGALALALGMGLQNFPEGAAVSLPLKSQGVSAPKSFACGAASGVVEPIFGLITVLVASSITGLMPVILSFAAGAMLYVVVEELIPEAHLGEHSHSGTISVMAGFLMMMLLDVMLG, from the coding sequence ATGCTGCAAAAAGAATTGTATTTTGCCGCCATCGGCACAGGCTTTACCTGTCTTGCCACCGTGTTGGGCGCGGCCATGGTCTTTTTCTTCCGAAAGGAGATGCGGCCTGTCACCCAGAAGGTCTTCCTTGGCTTTGCCGCCGGAGTGATGATCGCTGCGGCCGTCTGGTCGCTGCTGATTCCGGCCATGGAGATGGCCGAATCAGCGGGGCAGAACGTTTTGCTGCACGTGGGCGGCGGGTTTTTGCTGGGCGGCGCATTTTTGATGCTGTTAGATATGCTGCTGCCCCACCTGCACATTGGAAGCGATGAAGCGGAGGGGCTTCCCTCCCGCTGGAGGCGCACCACCATGATCGTCCTGGCCGTGACGCTCCACAACATCCCCGAGGGCATGGCGGTGGGTCTGGCGTTTTCCGTTGCCGCCCAGGATGCCGGGAGCCTCTCCGGCGCGCTGGCGCTGGCGCTGGGCATGGGGCTTCAGAACTTTCCGGAGGGCGCCGCAGTATCCCTGCCCCTCAAGTCCCAGGGGGTGAGCGCGCCCAAGTCCTTTGCCTGCGGCGCAGCCTCCGGCGTGGTGGAGCCCATCTTTGGCCTCATCACCGTTCTCGTTGCCAGCAGCATCACCGGCCTCATGCCTGTGATCCTCTCCTTCGCCGCCGGGGCCATGCTCTATGTGGTGGTGGAGGAGCTGATTCCAGAGGCTCATCTGGGGGAGCATTCCCACAGCGGCACCATCAGCGTCATGGCTGGATTTCTGATGATGATGCTGCTTGACGTGATGTTGGGCTGA
- a CDS encoding NUDIX hydrolase codes for MNDLIGELERFQPWNEQEERDRLLLLRLLRTDETVFSRENDAYHMTASAWVVSPDRTQVLMAYHNIYRSWSWLGGHADGERDLLAVAVREVREESGVRTVRPVSKEPFSLESLTVDGHEKRGRYVSSHLHLNVTYLLEADPEEQVVSKIDENSAVSWFPLQKAVEMSSEPWFRERIYQKLNAKLLAR; via the coding sequence ATGAACGACCTGATTGGCGAATTAGAGCGCTTCCAGCCCTGGAACGAGCAGGAGGAGCGGGACCGCTTGCTGCTGCTGCGGCTGCTGCGGACGGATGAGACTGTTTTCTCCCGTGAAAACGACGCCTACCACATGACGGCCTCCGCCTGGGTGGTCAGTCCCGACCGGACCCAGGTGCTGATGGCCTACCACAACATCTACCGCTCCTGGTCCTGGCTGGGCGGCCACGCCGACGGCGAACGGGACCTGCTGGCGGTGGCGGTGCGGGAGGTCCGGGAGGAGAGCGGCGTGCGCACGGTGCGGCCGGTCTCAAAGGAGCCCTTTTCCCTGGAGTCCCTCACCGTGGACGGCCACGAGAAGCGGGGCCGGTACGTATCCTCCCACCTGCACCTCAACGTCACCTATCTGTTGGAGGCGGACCCGGAGGAGCAAGTTGTCTCCAAGATCGACGAAAACAGCGCCGTGAGCTGGTTCCCCCTGCAAAAGGCCGTGGAGATGTCTTCCGAGCCCTGGTTCCGGGAGCGGATCTATCAAAAATTAAATGCGAAGCTTTTGGCCCGTTAA